The Dunckerocampus dactyliophorus isolate RoL2022-P2 chromosome 16, RoL_Ddac_1.1, whole genome shotgun sequence nucleotide sequence CAGAAGCATACAGGACCTATGGACAAGCAGGAAGTTGAAGTAGCACCAAAAACCGTGGAAGCTGaggtaaaacatctttttttacattttagataGAATATTCCCCACAACATGTTCTCTTGTAGACTCTGCCCACAGCTGAGGAGGCTGCACAAACAACAACTATGGAAACTGAGGTAAAAACAGGTACTTTTTAACAGGAAGTGATAGAATATTACCCATAACATCTTCTCTTACAGGTGCCGTCCACATCTGTGGACATGCAGGACACTGAACAAGCCCAAGTTGTCTTCCAGATGCCGTCCACATCTGTGGACATGCAGGACACTGAACAAGCCCAAGTAAAGGTAATGATCTTTATTTGACAGTCCAAGAGTCTTATTACCCACAACATGTTGTCTTACAGACCCTGGAAGAACGCGTGCGCATGTTGGAGTCTTGTCTTCAGGTAAGacccagggtttccgctacatgtaattgatcgtcaCTACataataaaagccaccacaccttaaaaatcaGGGTGTAATACACACATGATCAAAATCCTAAAAGCAGTTGAAAatggctagaattagcattttgcacatttggattttaacgaggttttaagtagagctacaatatgcaaaaacaagaagggggggtgagacaaaaaatatttggaacttgtcatttaaacaaaaaaaactgaaataggttgtttatcagctgatcaaaagtttaagaccacaggctataaaagcccaaatgtgctccaaatgttgatgtagtgtcatcattcccactgtcatgccctcctgatgctaaagctaagaagcgttctcttttccaacgtggtgggattgtggagctgcataagcaaggcctctcgcagcgtgccatggctgctgaggttgggagcaggaaatccatcattctaagtttttaaaagatcctgagcattatggaacaaaaaagtcaagtggtagacccaaaatcATCACACCTgagctgagccggaggatcccattggctgtccatcaagacacagggcggtcttccaccctcaTGAAGGCCTTACTGGTGCGGATTGCAGCGCACTAACCATTAgagggaaaagggtttaaaaagcaaaaaatgccacagaagtgcccgtttagactttgccagggagcatcaaacatgggacattgaaaggtggagcaaagttttattctctgatgagaaaaaatgaaaccttgacggtccagatggcttccaacgttactggcatgacaaggagatcccacctgagatgttttctacccggcacagtggaggggggtccatcatgatctggggtcctttttcattcagtggaacaccagagcttcaggtggtgcagggtcgtcaaacggtggtggcttacatgcagatgttgcagcgggcatccctcatgactggaaacactggcatcaagcatgcccaaagccatttttgaagtgatggagctgaacggtggagctactcattactgagtgcTACTGAGAacagtttttgttttggtttggagagttttttgttattttttgagtgacggtcttttgatcatctgataaacagcctatttcagcttGTTGTTTTCACTAAACtactttttccaaatgtttttgtctcactcccccttattgtttttgcatactgtagctctacttaaaacctcattaagatccaaatgtgcaacataTTTGTCATTACAAACAAATgtagacgcagcagcggcacaatACAGTGACGGCAGTCTGCCCTcgcatgcagcccaccaccacagcttcaaaacaaTCCTTGGGGAAACCATGAATACCTGTTCTATATTAGGGGTCTTGTCATGATCCATTCCAAAAGGGCAAACATTCCCATAGTACATAAAATCTAAATTGATACAAATgcggaatgaaatggataaatcacatttatagtttataacacatgacaggaagtactatatagtgaccagaacatccTTTTGCAGACTCTAATTCGTGGtctgacccagctgaatgacaatgcagcaaaggccaaggatgttgaggtaatacatattactactgtactatacagtatatagtatagtgaccagaacatccTTTTGCAGACTCTAATACGtgatctgacccagctgaatgacGATGCAGCAAAGgtcaaggatgttgaggtaaacACACCACATAATACACttaaacattgttttatttagaacaaagcacaacataatcatgaaaatacatttcatttagcACATATATTGAAGTTTTCCAGTCTTCCAAGTCTTTCCAGGGCATCTTCCAGGCAACTCCTGACTGTTGTTACCACATGTGTTGTGGGTACAGACAAAATCTGAATGCAAAGTTAACTTTAGTTTACGTCAGTATGTCTAATGTGCAATTATTTCatgcacagtcgtccctcgtttattgctatTAAGACTCCAGACTCCactgtgatcagtgaatttccaccaagtaaggCTCCATAactatagaaaacctgtttcccccCTATCGTCACCCGTGTTACATGTGTGTCACCAATATTGTAGATAGAATCAGAGAATAGAAgacatattaaaaataaatcagataactagctatgtaactctcgcattgaccgtctcagcagtacaagatgcacgtgtagcgaACTGCcggagctaactagctatgttatcaggtctgatcaatccatgctacttcagacttaaaataatgtacagagtTAAGGCCCATCCATTTTCCGGTTCAGCTACGCCCACTGTGGGGTTAAGCTCCGCCCATTGGagtacagttacagatacaggtCATTGaggtgggtgaacagatacagatcagCGTGCTTTGCAAACTTAGCATATTATGGTCTCTTGCTGCACATCTGCTACATCCAAACCAAACACTTCCATGTGAACGtcaatagcaagctagcggtAGATGGTCAAGGTCGTTTGGGTGGATTACGATTACGTTTCAagctccacacacagatgcaactTTCAGCGATTAAGGATAAACCAACTAGAGCTGcaagaatgaatggatgaatccaTTGTTAATTGATGATCAATGAATGCACAACTgagttcagcctctcaaatgtgaccaTGTTATCATTTCCTAAGTCATCCTTCATGGATGAACTATTGTCTTTGTGTTCcagcaggcctgtcacgataatccatGAAACCATTCAtgaaccatagaagaagaaaacaaggtGTATCATTTTGACACCAGtgaaaaaatggtgaaaaaatgaccaaaatgatGGATGAAGGAGGAtcatttgtagcacagttattGAGCAACAAAACAAGATGGTCACACAAACCAGCTTTGACTTTGTTAAAGAGCAATCATCATTTTTCCACTCGTTTTAATGGTCGGAAAACTTTTACCGTGCGTACACGCAACACCTAGTGGTAGAAGAGTGAAACGACAAATAGCTTTGCTAGGATTCTGGGGAGGGAAAAAGGCCgttcatgcattcttaaaggaaaactgcactttttggcaattttgcccatcattcccAAATttgtttcccttttctgtgcgttctaacaaacgaaaacgagttagcatgagtcagctaacaatgcacgtcatgggaggtatctattttgatgctaaagccctcacaaaaaaacggcaacagtgttccatttccaTAAgtgaccaagctacagcgatattgttatattatatcgtgtagcagctaacacgaaatgCTATATTTATCTGGCCGAGTAACACGACGCCTCGTTAGCTTCAgtgtcactcacaacgcctcaaggcACTGCACCGGGACAGAcagaagagtggatactactggctctccattttgctacgaagactcaacagGATGCTGGCTTGCTGTCACCATTTTTGACCTGAGGACTACAGCACAAGTCTTGCGCCGGAAGACACAGCCAATCCAATGAGAGTGCACATTGGACGTGTCCTCGCTGTTTCTATgccgctgttgttgacggaagtagcgttccATAGCTCGTATGGCAAATCAATACGTCGAGGAAAGCAGtgttcaatcataaaaatatggCAAGATACTGTATTCCTGTATTCCATACTGTAgttaagtattccatgttatcatcagtgtacctgttaatgcatgatcacagcatggatagaaaaccatgaAACCTTGTTAGGggtttttagagggctttatcgtCGTAATAgctacctcccatgacgtgcaatgctagctggctcatgctaactcattttctctttttggAAGGCACAGAaacacataaggattgtggataatgggcaaaattcattttcctttaaaatttaaaatgctgttgttttttttatccgattgattcatcgattaatggaaaaataaacagCGGATGAATGGATTGTTAAAAGAATGGTTAGCTgcagcggtaagatgcttatgGTGACACGTTACAAGAAGGCACAACAATACAGTAGTTCCTATGTACATGTATCACCTgcataaatacctactcatataTTAGTTATGTATTTTCTACATTTCTAGAAGAAGGTCGACCTTTGGCCTTCAGCCGTGCTCaatttctctcttttgttgtctctgCTCTGCCGATCTCTGCCCCCGCTGGACCACGCTTAGGATTTTCCCAAATTCGGTTTAGTTTTTTCTGTTTGAATGGCGTGTGTGCTTTATGGGTAAGTGAATAAAAAGTGCTTAGTCATTGAACGGATATAGCTTTTCTCAGCTAACATTGCTACTAAATGTTGAACAAACTAACGCCTGTGCTCATCATGAAGGAAGATGTCGTCACACATGCAATTCCAGCTGCACAAGGAAGATCGTTTGAGTTAGTTTGCACGGTTACACCCCAGGGGGCCCCCCCAAGAGACAAGGCTATAAGGCCAGCAAGAACAAACGTCTTTTCCCGCTCATAACCTGCACGTGGTCATGGGGCAttggaaaaggaaaacatactCATGCAGCCCACTAGCAtgctaaaccaagctaacccggctagcttccattcacccGCCGTAAGAGGAGGTTCCAACCTTGGTCGGTGTTTTCAGCACGTTTAGTCGGGGAGGAGGCGCTTTAGCATTCGTCATGATTCCGCTACGATTGAGCGGTGCGCtgaggaaatacttccccacacgaacgttccttctcctcacgatgacagcatttcattcacgtgATGTCCATTTCCACGAGACTCTGCCTTTAATGGTAAACtgcgtttttattggccaattctgcaATTTCGCCCGTAGAGTGGTACACGTGAGGCGCCAATGCGTCAAGGAAAAACACATCATTCATGCCGCtaaaagtcattttcttatcattccATGCCGCTAAGTCAAACATATGGCAGGCTTTCCCTAGGAttgtgaagctgtggtggtgggccgcACGGGAGCCGGCCTGTCGCTGctgcatttttcaaatattgaaGTTTACTGTGGTAAGAATGTCAACATTAGCTTGTTTACGCAGGCTTGAACAAGAAATACTTTTCTCTTCATCTTTTCTTCCACTCCggatctgtcaagtgccaacaggacAGACAGGCCATTACAGTGcacctttttcaaaataaagcgtagTGGAAAGTTCTTCTGGTGTTTGATAATGATAATTGATATTTTAAGGGTGGCTTTAAGGGTGGCTATTTTAATAGTAGGCCATGTCCCAAACACCTACCCCCTGCTAGGACCATACTTACGAGACCCAAGAGCGAATCAGGCGGGGTGCTTCATGTCAGCTGAGTGATGTCACCCCCCCgatatagcatatatgtccattcatTACTTAACACACATGAAACAAACTCATGTCCAAGGGGGCAGCTTTTATTTGATCATGGCGGTGCAGCGCAATccttcatacagtatgtacgtgcACAGAAAGTACTGCAGTATAACCCACAGTGTACACTCTCACAGTTGCTGAGAGATCGTGTGGCTAAGGTGGAGAAAGAGACAGACACCGCCAAGGTAAAAGCACCTGGATACTTATATGTACATGCATGCATAGAAGTACTGCAGTATTACATACAACATGTACTCTCATAGAATCTAACTGCACGTGTGGACGACCTGAAGTTTGAAAACCACAACACCATTAAggtaaaaaaacacacctggaTACTTAATCTGCATACAGAGACAGGAAGACAGACACTTCATACAGGATGTTACATTACTTCCAATACTTATTCCTACAGGCTCTGGAAGAACGAATAAACGATCAGTTCACACTCACAGCAAACACCCACCAGGTAATACACACCTGGATACTTGATTAGCATGTATAGACATGAtgtactgcagtagtacttaTACTCATGTACTCTCATAGGATCTAACTACACGTGTGTGCAAGCTGGATGCCATGTCAGGTAGGTCAGAAAGGGTAAAGGTCATAGGAGTGTAGTTGACCTATGACCTGACACCTAATGTGTCATCCTGCAGACAAACGTAAGGTGTGGTTTTCAGCAAGAGGGGGCAACAGAAAGACAGATGATGACAAGGTGATCTTTGGCTTAACGCGCACCAACGAGGGTGACGCCTATAATGCCACTACAGGTAGGACGCCACCTGACTGCTAACTAGCATAGCATTTCTTCATAGCTCCTTACTCTTTGACAGCACCACTGGGCGGGGGGGCACGAATGAAGGTGTGATTGTCCCCCTGCAGGCATTTTCACAGCCCCCTACAAGGGCGCCTACTTCTTCACCTTGACCTACTGCTCGCATGGTGGGGAGATTAATGTAAGTGTGTATAGGGAGGAGAAGAATGGGTACATTGAGTGGCTGATGGAGCTGTATGACACCACCGAGACCAAAGGGAAGAAATACATGGCCTCCACCAGCAGGATTGTTGACCTGGAAAAGAAAGACAAGGTGTATGTCGAGTCTTATAATGGCCATGAACTTACAGCTGGTTATGCTAACATGTTCAGTGGCTTCCTGGTGCATCCCATGTAAAGTGGAGGCGGGGGCATCCATCCATGATATCACGGATATCAGGGCAGTATCGTTatggatggatgctttgatGTGTATTCCATGATATCCGTGTGGCTAACGTTCCACGTGCGTTTATGGATATTTGAAGGGCGTACAGTTGGCGTGTGGGCTGATGCCACCTACTGGTAACGCTTGTCATATTTACTAGTATTCTGCTCTATATTGTTTtcctaaagggactgtttgccaaCATCTCGCcctcttcctgtgttggccacaTAAGCCACGCCCCACGTAAGgctattgctaacatgctagctgcGGGTGATCTATTTGTTCCCTTGAAATGCTGTCATGATTTGCCAAACATGTGCCCTGCTAATAGATCTTTTTCTTGGATCATTCTGTATATGATGCCAACATACTGGATGCCAGCGGACGTGTCCTTTCTTTGCAATCAATAAAGTTGTGTTGAAGTTGGCCAGACGCATCTTTTATTTCACACCATGGATACATGGCCGACCAGGACCGTTTGCTGTGTTTGCTGTGACTCAGGACTGCCACAGCGCGGGAGGGACAAGATGGCGACACCTGTTCCAGCTGTGGCAAAACCGGACATTGGGCAAACAACTGTCCTCATCCGCACGGCCGGCGTTTTGCTGAGTTTTGCATGCACGCTGAGAATGTGGCCACAGCTACATTGTGAATGTCTAACCTGCTCCTCTCACCGCGTTTCTGGATATGCTCGAATCAAATGCTTCAACATATCTAACAAATATAAAGCCAAGAAATTCAAGCTTTCATATACTGTGTGCTTTGGGTACTGTATAGTTACCCATTGTTTAATCCGTTACCGAggcggtgcaagacccttgctccctcgtgtaagaagcaggcgcacctgcctacctgactCCTCCGTTTAAAGGGTTACGTTAAAGGGTTACGTCTCTCCTATAGAGGGAAGAAAAGGAgacctctaagtcaggggcgagAGGAACTTACCCAGGTATTAACAGCCACGGTCGTGCAGAGGCAGCCCCGCTGCATCCTAGCCGCACACGACTGCTTTTACGACTGCTTCCTCTCTAAATGGATAGTCGCTCTTGGTAAGGACCTGGGATTATTTACTCTGTTAGCGATCAGCGGGACCTGTCTTTAATGAGTTACCGGAACAACAAGGAATTTGTAACACTGCTTAAGGCcatgtcacaccttgacgatttagccaccttacgccaacgtatgaaaaattttgcaaatacgctggcgtacgtcgaataagttatgggcaaGTTTTGTATGTTAACAGCATGCGGAAGCATGTctgcatacgtcgtagtacgtctaagtcgtccaaaaattttgtgcatgcacaaaacttttcgacctATGTCAACATGTCAACATGTCAATGTCAAcgtgattcatacgtcccgcatccgcaggcaataagttatgccatcGCTGACaaccgttcacacacgttatttgtaagttatgcacaagtcacgtcaacataccttgagacaaaaaaaaagaatatgactacatttgtacatattttttttatttttgattctctttgtatttgcacatttgtatatttttgtattattaattctctttgtatttccacacgtattcccttttaattttggcactcctgtgattccatagtcaAGCTGTACACACCGCATCTTGGTCAGGAGTAGCTCACAGCCATCCATGATGTATAACCCATACGGTGTCTGGTCAGTAGCGATAGACCACTCACAGCAGCATCTCTGGTAAGGGAAACAGCAGAACCCCCAGGAGGTGTCATCTCTCACCTAGGCGAAGTCCATGTCTTTGTTTCCACATGCCAGGCATTCAGGGATAGTCTATGGGTTGTAGAACAGAGGTCTTTCAACAGTCTTTTTTAGCATGCTCGTGGAAAGGAAAGAAGGAAAAGAGAGATGCTAGAGAGCCCTCTAACGTGTTGGCTGAGGCGAGGAAGTGACATGCCAAATCGTCGTAGACAACCTTGGCGATGACATGGTCATACTTCCTGCCCGTCTTCGAGCCGTAACCGGGAAGGAGGCAGCATAAGTCATGAACCAGGCAACCAAACACAGCTGACTAAGTCTAACCACAATCGTGCGGCTATTATTCCCCATACTACTCCCCATCCCACTAGTGCCCCCATTCTTAGCCACCATTCACGTCTCCCATACAACAGCCTAAGCACTATGACTTTGGTTATTAGCAGAAAGGCTACAATCATCCTTAAGGGTTGGAAACGAGCCCATATCCCTGTACAACCATAGAAACcccaacaagagaaaataatcaAAAATTCAGTCTCACTAACATATTGAATCGCCCCAGGACGTCCCGGGGTTCCCGATGTCCCATTCTGGGGTCTtaagctgctgctgttgccagTCCATGGTGCTTGCTTGC carries:
- the LOC129169157 gene encoding heavy metal-binding protein HIP-like isoform X3 gives rise to the protein METEVPSTSVDMQDTEQAQVVFQMPSTSVDMQDTEQAQVKTLEERVRMLESCLQTLIRGLTQLNDNAAKAKDVETLIRDLTQLNDDAAKVKDVELLRDRVAKVEKETDTAKNLTARVDDLKFENHNTIKALEERINDQFTLTANTHQDLTTRVCKLDAMSDKRKVWFSARGGNRKTDDDKVIFGLTRTNEGDAYNATTGIFTAPYKGAYFFTLTYCSHGGEINVSVYREEKNGYIEWLMELYDTTETKGKKYMASTSRIVDLEKKDKVYVESYNGHELTAGYANMFSGFLVHPM
- the LOC129169157 gene encoding uncharacterized protein LOC129169157 isoform X2; translated protein: MRKVDIPGKKPQKAFSLLMILITILFSFIFGLIYILLVSVPPNLQKHTGPMDKQEVEVAPKTVEAETLPTAEEAAQTTTMETEVPSTSVDMQDTEQAQVVFQMPSTSVDMQDTEQAQVKTLEERVRMLESCLQLLRDRVAKVEKETDTAKNLTARVDDLKFENHNTIKALEERINDQFTLTANTHQDLTTRVCKLDAMSDKRKVWFSARGGNRKTDDDKVIFGLTRTNEGDAYNATTGIFTAPYKGAYFFTLTYCSHGGEINVSVYREEKNGYIEWLMELYDTTETKGKKYMASTSRIVDLEKKDKVYVESYNGHELTAGYANMFSGFLVHPM
- the LOC129169157 gene encoding uncharacterized protein LOC129169157 isoform X1, which produces MRKVDIPGKKPQKAFSLLMILITILFSFIFGLIYILLVSVPPNLQKHTGPMDKQEVEVAPKTVEAETLPTAEEAAQTTTMETEVPSTSVDMQDTEQAQVVFQMPSTSVDMQDTEQAQVKTLEERVRMLESCLQTLIRGLTQLNDNAAKAKDVETLIRDLTQLNDDAAKVKDVELLRDRVAKVEKETDTAKNLTARVDDLKFENHNTIKALEERINDQFTLTANTHQDLTTRVCKLDAMSDKRKVWFSARGGNRKTDDDKVIFGLTRTNEGDAYNATTGIFTAPYKGAYFFTLTYCSHGGEINVSVYREEKNGYIEWLMELYDTTETKGKKYMASTSRIVDLEKKDKVYVESYNGHELTAGYANMFSGFLVHPM